Proteins from a genomic interval of Caulobacter rhizosphaerae:
- a CDS encoding sugar ABC transporter ATP-binding protein yields the protein MTLLDVSQVSKSFPGVRALDRVRLEVGRGEVHALLGENGAGKSTLIKILSAAHAADEGVVTFDGQPLDPRDTPLRRQQLGIATIYQEFNLFPELSVAENMYLGREPKRLGLIDWRSLRADAAVLLGELGLPLDPDATVSRLTVAEQQMVEIAKAMTLNARLIIMDEPTAALSSREVARLHAIIADLKARGVSVIYVSHRLAEVKAMCDRYTVMRDGRYVASGDVADVEIDDMVRQMVGRSVEFVRRVRSGPPGPVVLKVETVTPKHPRLAAPGYLKDVCLEVRAGEIVGLAGLVGAGRTDLARLIFGADAIATGSIRLDDKPLKLKSPRDAIRAGVMMVPEDRKQQGCFLDHSIRRNLSLPSLKPLSRLGQWIDERAERDLVETYRQKLRVKMASQETPIGKLSGGNQQKVLLGRSMALAPRVLIVDEPTRGIDIGAKAEVHQVLSDLAAQGVAILVISSELAEVMAVSDRIVVFREGVVVADLDGETATEEGLMAYMATGVGRAPPPGMEHRPQ from the coding sequence ATGACGCTTCTGGACGTCAGCCAGGTCAGCAAGAGCTTTCCCGGCGTGCGCGCCCTCGACCGGGTTCGGCTCGAGGTCGGGCGCGGCGAGGTCCACGCCCTGCTGGGCGAGAACGGCGCGGGCAAGTCGACCCTGATCAAGATCCTGTCGGCGGCCCATGCGGCCGACGAAGGCGTCGTGACGTTCGACGGCCAGCCCCTTGATCCGCGCGACACGCCTTTGCGTCGCCAGCAACTGGGCATCGCGACGATCTACCAGGAATTCAATCTGTTCCCCGAGCTCAGCGTCGCCGAGAACATGTATTTGGGCCGCGAGCCGAAGCGCCTGGGCCTGATCGACTGGCGAAGCCTGCGCGCCGATGCGGCCGTCCTGCTGGGCGAACTGGGCCTGCCGCTGGATCCCGACGCCACGGTCAGCCGCCTGACCGTGGCCGAGCAGCAGATGGTCGAGATCGCCAAGGCGATGACGCTGAACGCCCGGCTGATCATCATGGACGAGCCGACCGCGGCCCTCAGCAGCCGCGAGGTCGCGCGCCTGCACGCGATCATCGCCGACCTCAAGGCGCGCGGCGTCAGCGTCATCTACGTCTCGCACCGCCTGGCCGAGGTGAAGGCCATGTGCGACCGCTATACGGTGATGCGCGACGGCCGCTATGTCGCCAGCGGCGACGTCGCCGATGTCGAGATCGACGACATGGTCCGCCAGATGGTGGGACGCTCCGTCGAGTTCGTCCGCCGGGTGCGCTCGGGTCCGCCTGGGCCCGTCGTCCTGAAGGTCGAGACCGTGACACCCAAGCATCCGCGCCTGGCGGCGCCGGGCTATCTGAAGGATGTCTGCCTGGAGGTGCGCGCCGGCGAGATCGTCGGCCTGGCGGGCCTGGTCGGGGCCGGCCGCACGGACCTGGCCCGACTCATCTTCGGCGCCGACGCGATCGCCACCGGATCGATCCGGCTGGACGACAAGCCGCTGAAGTTGAAATCGCCCCGCGATGCGATCCGGGCCGGCGTCATGATGGTGCCCGAGGATCGCAAGCAGCAGGGCTGCTTCCTCGACCATTCCATTCGCCGCAATCTGAGCCTGCCCAGCCTCAAGCCGTTGAGCCGGCTGGGCCAGTGGATCGACGAGCGCGCCGAGCGCGACCTGGTCGAGACCTATCGCCAAAAGCTGCGGGTCAAGATGGCCAGCCAGGAGACCCCGATCGGCAAGCTGTCCGGCGGCAACCAGCAGAAGGTGCTGCTGGGCCGCTCGATGGCCCTGGCTCCGCGCGTCCTGATCGTCGATGAGCCCACGCGCGGCATCGACATCGGCGCCAAGGCCGAGGTTCACCAGGTGCTGTCCGACCTGGCCGCCCAGGGCGTCGCGATCCTCGTCATCTCCTCGGAACTGGCCGAGGTCATGGCCGTCAGCGACCGCATCGTCGTGTTCCGCGAGGGCGTGGTCGTCGCCGACCTCGACGGCGAGACCGCCACCGAAGAGGGCCTGATGGCCTACATGGCGACCGGCGTCGGCCGGGCTCCGCCGCCAGGAATGGAACACCGTCCCCAATGA
- a CDS encoding sugar ABC transporter substrate-binding protein, translating into MNRTPTSRRRFLGLVSGLGLTAAAGGVLGGCARGGQDASEVVVSFNDLSQPFFVAMRRELEDEAGKLGVKVQVLDAQNNSSKQIADLEAAAVQGAKVVIVAPTDSKALATAADELAEQGVAVISVDRNIVGAKSPVPHVGADNVAGGRAMGDWVVKTYPAGARVVVITNDPGSSSSIERVKGVHEGLAAGGANFKIVAEQTANSKRDQALTVTQNVLTSMHDTPPDVILCLNDDMAMGALEAVRAAGFSPDKIKVLGFDAIPEALARIKAGEMVASVEQNPGKQIRTALREAVAKIKTGAAPKSVSLTPVLITSANLAEASRISEVK; encoded by the coding sequence ATGAACCGCACCCCGACATCGCGCCGGCGCTTCCTTGGCCTGGTGTCCGGACTGGGGCTGACGGCGGCGGCCGGCGGAGTGCTCGGCGGCTGCGCGCGCGGCGGCCAGGACGCTTCCGAAGTCGTGGTCAGCTTCAACGATCTTTCCCAGCCTTTCTTCGTGGCCATGCGCCGCGAACTCGAGGACGAGGCCGGCAAGCTGGGCGTCAAGGTCCAGGTGCTGGACGCCCAGAACAACTCCTCCAAGCAGATCGCCGACCTGGAGGCCGCCGCCGTGCAGGGGGCCAAGGTGGTGATCGTCGCCCCGACGGACTCCAAGGCGCTGGCGACGGCGGCCGACGAACTGGCCGAACAAGGCGTGGCGGTGATCTCGGTCGACCGCAACATCGTCGGCGCCAAGTCGCCCGTGCCCCATGTCGGGGCCGACAACGTCGCCGGCGGCCGCGCCATGGGCGACTGGGTGGTCAAGACCTATCCGGCGGGCGCGCGCGTGGTGGTGATCACCAACGACCCCGGCAGTTCCAGCTCGATCGAGCGCGTCAAGGGCGTGCACGAAGGCCTCGCGGCCGGTGGCGCGAACTTCAAGATCGTCGCCGAGCAGACCGCCAACTCCAAGCGCGACCAGGCCCTGACGGTCACCCAGAACGTGCTGACCTCGATGCACGATACGCCGCCTGACGTAATCCTGTGCCTGAACGACGACATGGCCATGGGCGCCCTGGAGGCGGTGCGCGCGGCCGGGTTCAGCCCGGACAAGATCAAGGTCCTGGGCTTCGACGCCATTCCCGAAGCCCTGGCCCGGATCAAGGCCGGCGAGATGGTCGCCTCGGTCGAGCAGAACCCGGGCAAGCAGATCCGCACGGCGCTTCGCGAAGCCGTGGCCAAGATCAAGACCGGCGCGGCGCCCAAGAGCGTCAGCCTGACTCCGGTGCTGATCACCAGCGCCAACCTTGCCGAGGCCTCGCGCATCTCGGAAGTGAAATAG
- the iolG gene encoding inositol 2-dehydrogenase has translation MHDIAILGAGRIGRIHAKNVAGQPGLRLKYVVDPVAAAAESLAAETGASVADLDTALNDASVTGVIVASSTDTHLDYALKAIAAGKAVFCEKPIDQDLARARSAAGALGGQGVKLFLGFNRRFDPNFQGLKAQLSAGVVGALETVHITSHDPAPPPVAYVKVSGGLFKDMAIHDFDMARWLLDEPVTEVYAAASCLVDPAIGEAGDVDTAKIILRTASGKICVISNSRRSGYGYDQRIEAFGSKGLVRADNVMESTVSVWSEAGAATDAFQNFFLDRYAEAYRREMAHFAQIIRGEALPSVGYVDGVEALALAEAAGQSARTGQVVRL, from the coding sequence ATGCACGATATCGCGATCCTGGGGGCGGGCCGCATCGGCCGCATCCACGCCAAGAACGTCGCCGGCCAGCCGGGCCTGCGGCTGAAATATGTGGTGGATCCGGTCGCTGCGGCCGCCGAAAGCCTCGCCGCCGAAACAGGCGCCAGCGTCGCCGACCTCGACACCGCCCTCAACGACGCGTCGGTGACCGGCGTGATCGTCGCCAGTTCGACCGACACCCACCTCGACTACGCCCTCAAGGCCATCGCGGCGGGCAAGGCGGTGTTCTGCGAGAAGCCGATCGACCAGGACCTGGCCCGCGCCCGTTCGGCGGCCGGCGCGCTGGGCGGCCAGGGCGTAAAGCTGTTCCTGGGCTTCAATCGCCGCTTCGACCCGAACTTCCAGGGCCTGAAGGCGCAGCTGTCGGCCGGCGTCGTCGGCGCCCTGGAAACCGTGCACATCACCAGCCACGACCCGGCCCCGCCTCCGGTCGCCTATGTCAAGGTGTCGGGCGGCCTGTTCAAGGACATGGCCATCCACGACTTCGACATGGCGCGCTGGCTGCTCGACGAGCCGGTGACCGAGGTCTACGCCGCCGCCAGTTGCCTGGTCGACCCGGCGATCGGCGAAGCTGGTGACGTCGACACCGCCAAGATCATCCTGCGCACCGCCTCGGGCAAGATCTGCGTGATCAGCAACAGCCGCCGCAGCGGCTACGGCTACGACCAGCGCATCGAGGCGTTCGGCTCCAAGGGCCTGGTCCGGGCCGACAACGTCATGGAGAGCACCGTTTCGGTCTGGAGCGAGGCCGGCGCGGCCACCGACGCGTTCCAGAACTTCTTCCTCGATCGCTACGCCGAGGCCTACCGCCGCGAGATGGCTCACTTCGCGCAGATCATCCGCGGCGAGGCCCTGCCGTCGGTGGGCTATGTCGACGGCGTCGAAGCCCTGGCCCTGGCCGAGGCGGCCGGCCAGTCGGCCAGGACAGGCCAGGTCGTAAGGCTGTAG
- a CDS encoding MurR/RpiR family transcriptional regulator, with protein sequence MTEEIMAANAPASADELRAAILERYDSLSKRLQQIARYVLDEPNEMALETLAVISERCGVQPSAIVRFAKSFGYPGASQMQRLFRDGLLSGHAGLGYGERVRHFNEAVAKKPEGGADVLSEFVEGNTLALQNLNQTVSEADMARAVSLIDKAETVYVVGFRRSFPVASYLAYSLQQLNKRTLFIDGVAGLTKQQVQTIGPKDLLIAVSYHPYAEETVQAVEMAGQRGARILSISDSLVSPIAKPASLVLHVRESEVRTFRSLAASICLAQALVIGFAFTASKKKARAGAG encoded by the coding sequence ATGACCGAAGAGATCATGGCCGCCAATGCGCCGGCCAGCGCCGATGAACTGAGGGCGGCGATCCTCGAACGCTACGACTCGCTCAGCAAGCGACTGCAGCAGATCGCGCGCTACGTGTTGGACGAGCCCAACGAGATGGCGCTGGAAACCCTGGCGGTGATCTCCGAGCGCTGCGGCGTGCAGCCCTCGGCGATCGTCCGGTTCGCCAAGAGCTTCGGCTATCCCGGCGCCAGCCAGATGCAGCGGCTGTTCCGCGACGGCCTGCTGTCGGGTCACGCGGGTCTTGGCTATGGCGAGCGCGTGCGCCACTTCAACGAGGCGGTCGCCAAGAAGCCCGAGGGCGGGGCCGACGTGCTGTCCGAGTTCGTCGAGGGCAACACCCTGGCCCTGCAGAACCTCAACCAGACGGTCAGCGAAGCGGACATGGCCCGGGCCGTGTCCCTGATCGACAAGGCCGAGACGGTCTATGTGGTCGGTTTCCGCCGTTCCTTTCCCGTGGCCTCGTACCTGGCCTATTCGCTGCAGCAGTTGAACAAGCGTACGCTCTTCATCGACGGCGTCGCCGGCCTGACCAAGCAGCAGGTTCAGACCATCGGTCCCAAGGACCTGCTGATTGCGGTCAGCTACCACCCTTATGCGGAAGAAACCGTGCAGGCCGTCGAGATGGCCGGGCAGCGCGGGGCCAGGATCCTGTCGATCAGCGACAGCCTGGTCAGCCCGATCGCCAAGCCGGCCAGCCTGGTCCTGCACGTGCGCGAGTCGGAGGTGAGGACCTTCCGCTCGCTCGCCGCTTCGATTTGCCTGGCCCAGGCCCTGGTGATCGGTTTCGCCTTCACGGCCAGCAAGAAGAAGGCCAGGGCCGGCGCCGGTTGA
- a CDS encoding bifunctional 5-dehydro-2-deoxygluconokinase/5-dehydro-2-deoxyphosphogluconate aldolase: MAQDGKTLDLIAVGRSSVDLYGQQVGGRLEDMASFSKYLGGSPTNTAAGGARLGLKTGLLTRVGADHMGRFIREQLQREGVDVAGVLSDPDRLTALVILGIRDRVNFPLIFYRENCADMALQPSDVDEAWFASAGAVLINGTHLSQPNVYEVSLKAVRAVKAAGGRVAFDIDYRPVLWGLTGKDAGENRFVENQQVTAKLQEVVALCDLIVGTEEEIHILGGSTDTVAALRAIRKGAPGALLVCKRGPDGCVAFPGAIPESLDEGVSARGFKVEVFNVLGAGDAFMAGFLRGWLRHESVETCCEWGNACGAIVVSRHGCTPAMPTWVELQAFLSDRQRPFRLREDIELEHIHWATTRERVYDELTVLAVDHRSQFLDLIAETGGDPGRIPHFKTLALRAVQQVAGRDEARFGMLLDGRFGFDALAKAADHDYWIARPIELPKSRPLEFESSADVATELVEWPAGQVVKCLVFYHPDDEIELRERQERQLLRLFDACRKTRHELLVELILPSGMPSDSHTVARGVRRLYGLGIRPDWWKLEPLTDPAAWREIETAIAENDPLCRGVVLLGLSAPENELLASFEVVAPIPIVKGFAVGRTIFYDIAREWLANRIDDEAAVTALVGKFKVLVDAWRRLRGAAEKAA; encoded by the coding sequence ATGGCCCAGGACGGAAAGACCCTTGACCTGATCGCCGTGGGCCGATCCAGCGTCGACCTCTACGGACAGCAGGTGGGCGGGCGGCTGGAGGACATGGCGTCCTTCTCCAAGTATCTGGGCGGCAGCCCGACCAATACCGCCGCCGGCGGGGCGCGCCTGGGGTTGAAGACGGGCCTGCTGACCCGAGTCGGCGCCGACCACATGGGCCGTTTCATCCGCGAGCAGCTGCAGCGCGAGGGGGTCGACGTCGCCGGCGTGCTGTCCGACCCGGACCGCCTGACGGCCCTGGTGATCCTGGGCATCCGCGACCGGGTGAACTTTCCGCTGATCTTCTACCGCGAGAACTGCGCCGACATGGCGCTGCAGCCGTCGGACGTCGACGAGGCCTGGTTCGCCAGCGCCGGGGCGGTGCTGATCAACGGCACGCACCTGTCGCAGCCGAACGTCTACGAGGTCAGCCTGAAGGCCGTGCGCGCCGTCAAGGCCGCCGGCGGCCGGGTGGCTTTCGACATCGACTACCGCCCGGTGTTGTGGGGCCTGACCGGCAAGGACGCCGGCGAGAACCGGTTCGTCGAGAACCAGCAGGTCACCGCCAAGCTGCAGGAGGTCGTGGCGCTGTGCGACCTGATCGTCGGCACGGAAGAAGAGATCCACATCCTGGGCGGCTCGACCGACACCGTCGCGGCCCTGCGCGCGATCCGGAAAGGCGCTCCTGGCGCCTTGCTGGTCTGCAAGCGCGGTCCTGACGGCTGCGTGGCTTTCCCTGGCGCGATCCCCGAAAGTCTGGACGAGGGCGTCAGCGCCCGGGGCTTCAAGGTGGAGGTGTTCAACGTGCTGGGGGCGGGCGACGCCTTCATGGCCGGCTTCCTGCGCGGCTGGCTGCGTCATGAGAGCGTCGAGACCTGCTGTGAGTGGGGCAACGCCTGCGGGGCTATCGTCGTCTCGCGACACGGCTGTACTCCGGCCATGCCGACCTGGGTCGAGCTGCAGGCCTTCCTGAGCGATCGGCAGCGGCCGTTCCGGCTGCGCGAGGACATCGAGCTGGAGCATATCCACTGGGCCACGACCCGCGAGCGGGTTTACGACGAACTGACCGTCCTGGCCGTTGACCACCGCAGCCAGTTCCTGGACCTGATCGCCGAGACCGGCGGCGATCCGGGGCGTATTCCGCACTTCAAGACCCTGGCCCTGCGGGCGGTGCAGCAGGTGGCGGGCCGCGATGAGGCGCGATTCGGCATGCTGCTGGACGGCCGTTTCGGCTTCGACGCCCTGGCCAAGGCCGCCGACCACGACTACTGGATCGCCCGTCCCATCGAGCTGCCCAAGTCACGGCCGCTGGAGTTCGAGAGCTCGGCCGACGTTGCTACCGAACTGGTCGAATGGCCCGCGGGCCAGGTCGTCAAGTGCCTGGTCTTCTACCATCCCGACGATGAGATCGAACTGCGCGAACGCCAGGAGCGCCAGTTGCTTCGCCTGTTCGACGCGTGCCGCAAGACGCGCCACGAGTTGTTGGTCGAGCTGATCCTTCCCAGCGGCATGCCCAGTGACAGCCATACGGTGGCGCGCGGCGTCCGCCGGCTCTACGGTCTGGGCATCCGGCCTGACTGGTGGAAGCTGGAGCCGCTGACCGATCCCGCCGCCTGGCGCGAGATCGAGACCGCCATCGCCGAGAACGATCCCCTGTGCCGCGGTGTGGTGCTGCTGGGCCTGTCGGCGCCCGAGAACGAGCTTCTGGCGTCTTTCGAAGTCGTCGCCCCGATTCCGATCGTCAAAGGCTTCGCCGTCGGCCGGACCATCTTCTACGATATCGCCCGCGAGTGGTTGGCCAACCGGATCGACGACGAGGCGGCCGTGACGGCGCTGGTCGGCAAGTTCAAGGTGCTGGTCGACGCGTGGAGGCGCCTGCGCGGCGCCGCGGAGAAGGCGGCCTGA
- the iolD gene encoding 3D-(3,5/4)-trihydroxycyclohexane-1,2-dione acylhydrolase (decyclizing), whose amino-acid sequence MATVRLTAAQATVRWLCAQHVETGQGEVPYFAGVWAIFGHGNVAGLGEALHGVRDVLPTWRAHNEQGMAHAAIAFAKQSRRERAMVCTTSIGPGATNMVTAAALAHVNRLPVLFLPGDVYASRRPDPVLQQIEDFGDGTVSANDCFKPVSRYFDRITRPEQILDALPRALAGMLDPATCGPATLAFCQDVQAEAFDYPEAFFAKRVWRIRAPRPDPRELAELVSLIKAAKRPLVVAGGGVLYARAEAALADLVSRAGLPVAETQGGKGSLAWDHPLNLGAIGVTGTTAAVAAAEEADLVIGVGTRLQDFTTGSRALFGAEGRKLVQINVAPHDAHKHGAAAVVGDALAVVEALSEPLDGWRALAAWTEKATGGVVGWNAVFDDATKADDRPLPTDAQVLGAVWRASSENSVVVCAAGGLPGELHKLWRTRAPGGYHVEYGFSCMGYEIAGAVGVKMAAPDREVHVMVGDGSYLMLNSELATSVMLGTKLIVTVLDNRGFGCINRLQAAIGGAAFNNLLADTVHQSLPDIDFAAHAGSLGARSEKVASLAELEAALQRAKASDRTYVVVIDTDPMPTTQGGAWWDVAVPEVSVRPTVNAARVDYEDKIKQQRTGD is encoded by the coding sequence ATGGCTACAGTTCGTCTCACCGCCGCTCAGGCGACCGTTCGCTGGCTCTGCGCGCAGCATGTCGAGACCGGGCAGGGCGAGGTTCCTTATTTCGCGGGCGTCTGGGCGATCTTCGGCCACGGCAACGTCGCCGGCCTGGGCGAGGCGCTGCACGGCGTCCGCGACGTGCTGCCGACCTGGCGCGCCCACAACGAGCAGGGCATGGCCCATGCGGCCATCGCCTTCGCCAAGCAGTCCCGGCGCGAGCGGGCCATGGTCTGCACCACCTCGATCGGTCCCGGCGCGACCAACATGGTCACCGCCGCCGCGCTGGCGCACGTCAATCGCCTGCCGGTGCTGTTCCTGCCCGGCGACGTCTACGCCAGCCGCCGGCCCGATCCTGTGCTCCAGCAGATCGAGGACTTCGGCGACGGCACGGTCAGCGCCAACGACTGTTTCAAGCCGGTGTCGCGCTACTTCGACCGCATCACCCGGCCCGAACAGATCCTTGACGCCCTGCCGCGCGCCCTGGCCGGCATGCTGGACCCGGCGACCTGCGGCCCCGCGACCCTGGCCTTCTGCCAGGACGTTCAGGCCGAGGCGTTCGACTATCCGGAAGCCTTCTTCGCCAAGCGGGTCTGGCGCATCCGCGCGCCGCGACCCGATCCGCGCGAGTTGGCCGAGCTCGTATCGCTGATCAAGGCGGCCAAGCGGCCTCTGGTCGTGGCCGGGGGCGGGGTGCTCTACGCCCGCGCCGAGGCGGCCCTGGCCGATCTCGTTTCCCGCGCCGGACTGCCGGTCGCCGAGACGCAAGGCGGGAAGGGGAGTCTGGCCTGGGACCACCCGCTGAACCTGGGCGCCATCGGCGTCACCGGCACGACCGCGGCGGTGGCGGCGGCGGAGGAAGCGGACCTCGTCATCGGCGTCGGCACGCGCCTGCAGGACTTCACCACCGGCTCGCGCGCCCTGTTCGGCGCGGAGGGGCGCAAGTTGGTCCAGATCAATGTGGCGCCGCACGACGCCCACAAGCACGGCGCGGCCGCCGTGGTCGGCGACGCCCTGGCGGTGGTCGAGGCCTTGTCCGAGCCGCTGGATGGCTGGCGCGCGCTGGCCGCCTGGACCGAAAAGGCGACCGGCGGCGTGGTTGGCTGGAACGCCGTCTTCGACGACGCGACCAAGGCCGACGACCGGCCGCTGCCGACCGACGCCCAGGTGCTGGGCGCGGTGTGGCGGGCCTCGTCCGAAAACAGCGTCGTGGTCTGCGCCGCCGGCGGCCTTCCGGGCGAGCTGCACAAGCTGTGGCGGACCCGCGCGCCAGGCGGCTACCATGTCGAATACGGCTTCTCGTGCATGGGCTACGAGATCGCCGGCGCCGTCGGCGTGAAGATGGCCGCGCCGGACCGCGAGGTCCATGTGATGGTCGGCGACGGCAGCTATCTGATGCTCAATTCCGAACTGGCCACCTCGGTGATGCTGGGGACCAAGCTGATCGTCACCGTGCTCGACAATCGCGGCTTCGGCTGCATCAACCGCCTGCAGGCCGCGATCGGCGGCGCGGCGTTCAACAACCTGCTGGCCGATACGGTTCACCAGAGCCTGCCCGACATCGACTTCGCCGCCCATGCCGGGAGCCTGGGCGCGCGGTCGGAGAAGGTCGCCAGCCTGGCCGAACTCGAGGCCGCCCTGCAGCGGGCCAAGGCCAGCGACCGGACCTATGTCGTGGTCATCGACACCGACCCGATGCCGACCACGCAGGGCGGCGCCTGGTGGGACGTCGCGGTGCCCGAAGTCTCGGTGCGCCCGACCGTCAACGCCGCCCGGGTCGACTACGAAGACAAGATCAAGCAGCAGCGTACGGGAGACTAG
- the iolE gene encoding myo-inosose-2 dehydratase: MTIRFGVSPIAWINDDMPELGGDTPLESVLADCQAIGFTGVELGGVFPRDPAVLKPLLDRYGLELVGGWYSGNLLVQSAEAEIAALQPHLDLLKAMGCTVFVHAETSNAIHGDKSKALSATPRLDAEGWKEFGARLTQVADYIQDQGLKFAYHHHLGTVVERPEDLEAFLANTGPSVGLTVDTGHAALGGLDPVSVIRAHPERVAHVHCKDIRGEVFRKVVADGGGSFLEGVLAGMFTVPGDGSLDYAAVMKALAEIGYSGWIIVEAEQDPAVANPRQYGEIGLATLKKEAAAAGLRAA, encoded by the coding sequence ATGACCATCCGTTTCGGCGTGAGCCCCATCGCCTGGATCAATGACGACATGCCCGAGCTGGGCGGCGACACCCCGCTGGAGAGCGTGCTGGCCGACTGCCAGGCGATCGGCTTTACGGGCGTGGAGCTGGGCGGCGTCTTCCCGCGCGACCCGGCGGTGCTGAAGCCGCTGCTGGACCGCTATGGCCTGGAGCTGGTCGGCGGCTGGTATAGCGGTAACCTGCTGGTGCAGTCGGCCGAGGCCGAGATCGCGGCGCTGCAGCCGCACCTCGATCTGCTGAAGGCCATGGGCTGCACCGTCTTCGTCCATGCCGAGACCAGCAACGCCATCCATGGCGACAAGTCCAAGGCGCTGTCGGCGACCCCGCGCCTGGACGCCGAGGGCTGGAAGGAATTCGGGGCGCGCCTGACCCAGGTGGCCGACTACATCCAGGATCAGGGCCTGAAGTTCGCCTATCACCATCACCTGGGCACGGTCGTCGAACGGCCCGAGGACCTGGAAGCCTTCCTGGCCAACACCGGTCCGTCGGTCGGCCTGACCGTCGACACCGGCCACGCAGCCCTCGGCGGCCTGGATCCGGTGTCGGTGATCCGCGCGCACCCCGAGCGGGTCGCCCATGTGCATTGCAAGGACATCCGCGGCGAGGTCTTCCGCAAGGTCGTCGCGGACGGCGGCGGCAGCTTCCTGGAGGGCGTTCTGGCCGGCATGTTCACCGTGCCCGGCGACGGCTCGCTGGACTATGCCGCCGTGATGAAAGCCCTGGCCGAGATCGGCTATTCCGGCTGGATCATCGTCGAGGCCGAGCAGGATCCCGCGGTCGCCAATCCGCGCCAATACGGCGAGATTGGCCTGGCGACGCTGAAGAAGGAAGCGGCGGCGGCGGGACTGAGGGCGGCGTGA
- the iolB gene encoding 5-deoxy-glucuronate isomerase, giving the protein MMSKLLVRPHAPDPSGSVLEITPQSAGWTHVGFRVIKLAAGETFDGAEPGRETCVVVMSGTAEVTAGDVSFGAIGGRTSVFEDRAPGAVYVPAATTYAVTAASAVELALCTAPGKPGGRARLIAEVDMPRETRGKGTNTRLVRNILPETALAEGLLVVEVITPGGHWSSYPPHKHDTAAEGEETALEETYYHRLNPPQGFAFQRVYTDDRSLDETVCVQDGDVVMVPRGYHPVGAPHGYDLYYLNVMAGPHRKWIFRNDPAHDWIMRQA; this is encoded by the coding sequence GTGATGAGCAAGCTTCTCGTCCGTCCCCACGCCCCCGACCCGTCGGGCTCCGTCCTTGAAATCACGCCGCAGAGCGCCGGCTGGACCCATGTCGGCTTCCGGGTGATCAAGCTGGCGGCCGGCGAGACCTTTGACGGCGCCGAGCCCGGGCGGGAAACCTGCGTCGTCGTGATGAGCGGGACCGCCGAGGTGACCGCCGGGGACGTGTCGTTCGGAGCCATCGGCGGCCGGACCAGCGTGTTCGAGGACAGGGCTCCGGGCGCCGTCTACGTGCCGGCCGCTACGACCTACGCCGTGACCGCCGCGAGCGCTGTCGAGCTGGCGCTCTGCACCGCGCCTGGCAAGCCGGGCGGGCGGGCGCGGCTGATCGCCGAGGTCGACATGCCGCGTGAAACACGAGGCAAGGGAACCAACACGCGCCTGGTCCGCAACATCCTGCCTGAAACCGCGCTGGCCGAGGGCCTGTTGGTCGTGGAGGTGATCACCCCCGGCGGCCACTGGTCCAGCTATCCGCCGCACAAGCACGACACCGCCGCCGAGGGCGAGGAGACGGCGCTGGAGGAGACCTACTACCACCGGCTGAACCCGCCGCAGGGCTTCGCCTTCCAGCGCGTCTACACCGACGACCGCAGCCTGGACGAGACGGTCTGCGTGCAGGACGGCGACGTGGTGATGGTGCCGCGCGGCTACCATCCCGTCGGCGCCCCGCACGGCTACGACCTCTACTATCTCAACGTCATGGCGGGCCCGCACCGGAAGTGGATCTTCCGCAACGACCCGGCCCACGACTGGATCATGCGGCAAGCGTGA